The following are from one region of the Brienomyrus brachyistius isolate T26 chromosome 4, BBRACH_0.4, whole genome shotgun sequence genome:
- the LOC125740804 gene encoding aquaporin-4-like: protein MASPADRQPADSQISNLFRCPWCEICQRCKFESIMVAFKGIWTKEFWRAVSGEFLATLIFVLLGLGSTINWSLEAEKPLPPDLVLISLCFGLTIATLAQCFGHISGGHINPAVTAAMVCTKKLSLAKGVFYVLSQCLGAITGAGILYMVTPSSVRGGMGVTSVNPKISVGHALVVEMLITFELVFTVFATCDPRRSDLKGSAALAIGLAVAIGHLFAIPYTGASMNPARSFGPAVVMCSWADHWIYWLGPILGGITAGAMYEYLYCPDPELKTCFGDVFAKSSGPPMKYREVEGCRRRSDPDELAISPGSHSTLDVEKAEKAGMSPA, encoded by the exons ATGGCATCTCCAGCCGACAGACAGCCGGCAGACTCCCAGATATCTAACCTCTTTAGGTGTCCGTGGTGCGAAATCTGCCA GAGGTGTAAATTTGAGAGCATTATGGTAGCCTTTAAGGGGATTTGGACCAAGGAATTCTGGAGAGCCGTCTCTGGGGAGTTCTTGGCTACTCTCATCTTTGTCCTTCTCGGCCTGGGCTCTACGATAAACTGGAGCCTGGAGGCGGAGAAGCCGCTGCCCCCAGATCTGGTGCTCATCTCGCTCTGCTTCGGCCTGACCATCGCCACCTTGGCCCAGTGCTTTGGCCACATCAGCGGCGGCCACATCAACCCCGCCGTGACCGCAGCCATGGTCTGCACTAAGAAACTGAGCCTGGCCAAGGGCGTCTTCTACGTGCTCAGCCAGTGTCTGGGTGCCATCACTGGGGCCGGGATCCTGTACATGGTGACGCCCAGCTCTGTCCGAGGGGGCATGGGCGTGACGTCG GTGAACCCCAAGATCTCTGTCGGCCATGCCCTTGTGGTGGAGATGCTGATCACCTTTGAGCTGGTCTTCACCGTGTTCGCGACCTGCGACCCCAGACGCTCCGATCTCAAGGGGTCTGCCGCTCTTGCCATTGGTCTGGCCGTCGCTATAGGACATCTCTTTGCA ATCCCCTATACTGGAGCCAGTATGAACCCAGCCCGGTCCTTTGGACCAGCAGTGGTGATGTGCAGCTGGGCTGACCACTGG ATCTACTGGTTGGGTCCCATTCTTGGTGGGATCACAGCGGGTGCCATGTACGAATATCTGTACTGCCCTGACCCAGAGCTGAAGACCTGCTTCGGGGATGTTTTCGCCAAAAGCTCCGGCCCCCCCATGAAGTACAGAGAGGTGGAGGGCTGCCGCCGCCGGAGCGATCCAGATGAGCTGGCCATCAGTCCGGGTTCTCACAGCACGCTGGACGTGGAGAAGGCAGAAAAGGCCGGAATGTCACCGGCATGA